The Labrus bergylta chromosome 23, fLabBer1.1, whole genome shotgun sequence genome includes the window ATGGAAAACAGGAAAAtgataaaacatatttttgcagATCATATTCTTTGGTTGTAAATGAAAGAGTATTATTATTCTAAGTGTTGCTTGTGAACATGTGCTGTAACTGTTGCTTATGGATCATTTTGATTAGACGACGTAGTGTTTTATGTTGACATCCACATGATATTTTTCTAAAGATAAAACATGCATGAGTTTGGACCAGCTGACATGTTGAAGAGAGGTTGTTATTTTACTGGTCTGAGGATtataattatgactttttaaattgataaaatatgaaattATTGAGGAtaataagaaaaagagaagcTTCCATGGCTTTAGTCCGGTGCAGTGTCtgagtaaataaaacattgtctCATTAAATCTGATCTGATCGGGTCTTATTTTTATAATGGACTTTTATCATTACATTATacctttatattttttttacgaCGTTCAAATACATACAGAGTTTCATTTCATTATGTTACCAAATGTTActtaattttaattttcataCATGACATCTTTTTatgctggttttgttttttctaattttaaaaaatgtacattccttttttatattttttaaattctttatcTGTAatcatgtttcttcttcttctgtttctgtgtcactCTCTGACAGTAAAAAATGATCTATTAATACTCTGTACGCTGGTGGAGGTTAAATTTCATCCTGCTGGACGTTAAGAGCTTTACACCctgaacagctgtgtgtgtgtgtgtgtgtgtgtgtgtgtgtgtgtgtgtgtgtgtgtgtgtgtgtgtgtgtgtgtgtgtgtgtgtgtgtgtgtatttctgtatgGAGCTCTCGGCTCTCGATGAAACACTCACAGCAAACGAGCTCAGAGTGAGTCCGACAGTCTGATCGTTCTGTAACAGCTGAATATGAAAATCACGGATTAATGTTGAGATCAGAcgttaaaaaacagtttaaagtttacTGACGACCTGTCATCACTCACACGTTCGGTTTTATACTGAAATGAAAGagacacaaatatatattttttaatagcTTAAAGTCTCAAAGGAGCTCAAAAGTTTCCATAAACTGTAATAGATGaggaaaaaaggcaaaatatcgagaaaataagacaaacgtgtgtgtgtgcgtgtgtgtgtgcgtgtgtgtgtgtgtgtgtgtgtgtgtgtgtgtgtgtgtgtagctgcgATGTCGGGGCCCTATCAGCTAAAATGTACTGGGGGCCCTCCATATCTGCCATCActgtcttgctttttttttccctcccacaCCGAGAAGTCCTCATcatgactttcattgacaaacggTATTACGCCTAGCTGTGCAGTgagagggagtgctgtcagacggggcccccttagggaggtatcctactgtcattgcaaactttgcacgtTTTGAGACACTGCTGTGGATTACAGTCTGTCCCCTTGTGGCCAGGGGCCCCAAGCAACTGGCAGccaacacctgtgtgtgtgtgtgtgtgtgtgtgtgtgtgtgtgtgtgtatgtgtgtgtgtgtgtgtgtgtgtgtgtgtgtgtgtgtgtgtgtgtgtgtgtgtgtttgtgcgcacTCGTGTACCTAACAAACAGGGGACTTTAGCGTCGCTACACACTCACCAACAGGGGAcctgcccgtgtgtgtgtgtgtgtgtgtgtgtgtgtgtgtgtgtgtgtgtgtgtgtgtgtgtgtgtgtgtcagttgaCCTGCAGACGCTGTAATAACTGAATCACACTTTCACAATTTGCTCTGCAGacagtgaaatatattttgtgttttattccaGTGAGAAGTGATCAAACGCTACAACGactgaaacaaatattaaatatcaaactCATGCACATTCCCTCTAATCTAATCAACACTCTGACAAACACAACAGTGTATCCCcagtgacacaacaacaacaacaacaacaacaacaacaacatgatctTCAGAGACTCTGAACTGGTTGATAAATAGTTCATTTTGTAAAGTGGTtaaaaaggagaggagggagagttcCTCGTCTTAGAGCTTCAGTCCACAGAGAACCTTTCCTCTGCAGGACCTCCTCAGGCTCAGATCAGgatgtttcctctctgttcctcctgtcgagttttctttaaatctgcAGCGATGTCCTGACTCGTCTCTCCGCTCACAGTGAAACAATGATTGCAGATTTTTTTGCTCACAgttttctcctcctcgtctttgtACTCAACTCTGAAACCAAAATGACGCCACAACACTGATTTGACAGGCGGACGGAAAGATGAACAAAGTGACTAAAAGATCTTAAAGTTTCAGTTTTTGATCTTTAAATCACCTTTGCTGTTCGTCTGATGTCATTGGTCGGCCGCTCCTCTGTGTCATGACAGTCTCTCCATCTCAAAATGCAGCTCCGACCCGCTGctgtgtgtgcagtttgtgttgttaCACACTTTATTTGTGCGGTTACACGCTGAAGCTTCACCCGAGGCTCCGTGTGTCACTGTGAGGGGGGCGGGGTCATCCTGAGGAGGCGGGGCTGTCATGGTGTCGGGCTCTGGGGCCTTGCGTCCGTAATAAAGCGCCCAGAGCAGCGTGAGTGTGAGCGCCATGGCGAGGATCTGAGCCACACCGATGGACACGCCCAGGAAACGCAACGCCTGCAGCTGTTTAGTCCCCCGGATGAAACTGTAGATCTTTGGACCACagccctgacacacacacacacacacacacacacacacacacaccttaattCAGGAGGTGGAGTCACAGCAGCTCAGGAAAGAATTTAAAGttagaaaaaatattttaaatcttcatGTAGTTTCTTCTACTGTGATGTTCTGTTATTTTCTTAAAaggctttttactttttatgaataaatatctGCAGAAAATGTGGTGGGCGTGTCTCACCTCTTGGTGCAGGTCACTGAGGTCATGAAGGTGGGCGTGGCGAGCACATCCCGGATACTGATTGGAGCAGCAGGAGTCAGGAGGAAACTCCATCTCTGTCATCTCCAGCCAATCAGTGAAGTAGATCACCCCGCAGCAtttaaactgaaacacacacacacctgtcagcacacacaatctgtgtgtgtgtgtgtgtgtgtgtgtgtgtgtgtgtgtgtgtgtgtgtgtgtgtgtgtgtgtgtgtgtgtgtgtggtctgacCTCTGTCTGGAAGCtgttccaggtgtgtgtgagCCACTGGTAACGCTGCAGGCCAAAGTTGGGCATCCGAGACTTCAGACTGATCATATCAGAGCGCTGAATGGGGggctggacacacacaccacacacacacacacacacacacacacacacacacacacacacacacacacacacacacacacacacacacacacacacacaaacattaaaacctTAAATCAGCCTGATTATCTTCTCTTGTCAAGTCTTCgttcacatcatcactcagaggGAAACATGTCACTAGTCTCCTGCAGGTGCACATGTTGTCCTGGTGGGGGCGCCAGAGGAAACATGCGTTTGTaaagaggacaggtgagttCAGACTTCCGTTTTGTTAGCTCATTCACcgcttcatgttttttttgtcttttaaaatttTAACCAACGGCAACATGTCAcctctgtgcccccccccccccccccatgtaaCCTGTGATAATGATCATCAGGTGTGTCAGCCCTCTGATCTGCTGATAACATTCACACTGACTACAACACCCACAACCCCCTGCAGAAGAGATAGTGGTATcagcctgcaggtaaacacacgcacacacccccagcagctgtgatgtgtttgtgtagctgCGTGATCAGAATCATTGTTTTGTAGTCTTTgcttgtatctgtgtgtatctcCATACATCcattccgtgtgtgtgtgtgtgtgtgtgtgtgtgtgtgtgtgtgtgtgtgtgtgcaggtggatCAGGTGTGTCTCACCTGCTCGTAGGTCCACACTGCGCTCGCTAACTCCACACAGAAGATCAGCAGCAGACTGCAGaaatactgaaacacacacacattgttatCAGATATTTCTCCAGATGTTTCatcaccacggcaacaaaaatgaaGTCCTAGTCAACCAGCATTTGGTCGATTCTTATTTCCAATGATCAGAAATTGCAACTTTAGCTTTTGGAAATGTTGCCAATGACTTTGTACAGTTTTAGAATAATGTGCATGAATGTGatgaagctgcagaaacatgatCTAAAGGTGAACCGATGACATCATACccaggagagcagcagcaggtcacacctgagCGTGCCGCAGTACCCCACCATCGCCACGATGAAGAGGAGGCAGCACACGGCGATGAAGACCGGGTGGACCGCCGGAGAGTACGTGAGCACGGCCGCCTCCTCCaacctgaggacacacacacacacacacacacacacacacacacacacacacacacacacacacacacacacacacacacacacacacacacacacacacaccaacgtTTTCTCACAATGCTGTCTACTTGAGCTGCTCTGTATTTATATGACAGATTTAATAACATGAACTTCTTAAAAGTTTGCTCCATAAATCAATTTTATCAGAACTAATTTTAACAACTTTATGACTCATTGTGACATCACATTCTCCTCAGGCTGTGATTGGTCGGCTTGGGCAGGTGAAATGTTACCTTTCTTAAATGATTATTATTCATTTGACAATTTTCCTTGTTGTCTCTTTGTTAATTGGTTTGTCTGATTGTTTGTACATTTCTATAAACCAATGAagttaactttaaaaaagtgtcttGAAACTATAATTACATAactataatttttttaattttttggaaataaaaaaaaaaacttgaggaGTCATTGAGTCTAAACATAAAAGTGTTACCTGTTCTCTGAGACTCACCTGGTGTGGGCTGTCAGGGTCAGCACGGTATTCAGGGAGTCTCTGATCCACGCTGCCAcgcctaacacacacactgacatcagctacacacacacacacacacacacacacacacacacacacacacacacacacacacacacacagggatcaGTTTCTGCTGCCTACAAATAACATCTCAGAATGTcaaacacgctcacacacacacacgctggccTACTTTCACTGCAGCTCTGAACTCTGTTActgtaaacgtgtgtgtgtgtgtgtgtgtgtgtgtgtgtgtgtgtgtatgtgtgtgtgtataaacatTTGGTTTTGACCGTTATTCTCACATTAACATCTGAGCCGTTATATCTTTATAAACAGTGTGTGGATAAAACTGATTATTAAGAGGATATCTTCACATGGTTTCCATAGAAACAGATTGTTTGGTAGGGTGGGCATGATACCGATAATGAAATTgatacctgtttgataccacggcaacaaaattAAAAGTCCTGAATGaacaagagggaggaggaggagagaagggagggaaCCCCTcgcaccaccacctcctcctcctcctcctcctcctcctcctcctcctcctcctcctcctcctcctccctcttcttgtTCATtcattgccaacatatttgtgaaATTTAGAGAgtctgcaggagtttgcttggtgattaaaaacaataaattatccAACAGAAAAGTTTaggaaactaaacaaaaaaagggaagcaACCTGCAGCTGCGAAGTCTTTTCTGAGTTCACTCCACTAATGTCAACAGTTTACTCAAAGTGCAATCTTCAGTTTGTCAAACTTCACATCACCAGATGTAGGCCTACTCATCCACTcgtgttttaaatgtgataaGACAGAAACATACATCAACATCTCTTCATCATTGTTGACCTTACCTCAACTCAAAAAAAGCTGAACAGCTGCAGTTTTAGTTTTTCAAGTTTCCGCAGCATTTCCTTTTCTACAGTGTCCTTATTAAGAACATTgggggcttttttttgttgttgccgtggtaacaaacaggtcTCAATATCGTTAGACTTTTACTAGAattatatcaaagtttaaaattctggtatcctCAGTtctttaaaccttaaaaacttGATAGCAATtcatattaaacaaaaacaataaatttgACTTTGTAATATTAGCTGAGTTATTGGTCCAGTTCTGACTCAGACAGAAACAAATCTAATAGATTTATTTCAGGACTAATGAGGGCCCCTTCCTCCATTGGGGCCCTGGGTAGTCAGCCTCCTCTGCTACGCCCCTGTCCTGATCAATAACAGGTCGATCACCTCCCTGTGTGTTTGAATAGTGTAaccagtctgtgtgtgtgtgtgtgtgtgtgtgtgtgtgtgtgtgtgtgtgtgtgtgtgtgtgtgtgtgtgtgtgtgtgtgttgatggtcTCACCCAAAACAGCAGGTTGAGCGAGTACAGCAGACAGCGCAGACACCTCACCGCGTCCTCACGAGCCATCCCAACCGGAGCTCACCTGAGCCCGGGTCCCCATGGCAACATgctcacagcaaacacacagcccGGAGCCCGGAGAGATTTCTGCGGAGATTAGCActcatcttcttctctgaatCCGCGTCTGCTCCGCGCGTAAAGGCCGCATTCCGCTCCCTCTGACTCGGCTCCGCTCGGGTTTATCCGTGAGAGGCTCCAGGAAAACTTTCACAACAGGTGTTTTCTTACTTTCCCCTCGGCCCCGCCGGGATGATGGAGTGACATTTCCAAAGCAATCATCACTCAGTTAGCGAGACGCACCGAAAATACGCACAGCCAGGAACTGTTTACAAGAAGTTTGTCACGAAGCAGTACGGTTTTATTACGATCCAAACGTTTAAAAGAAGAACTCAagagattaaaaacacaaaaacaaactttaaagacaTCCACCAGTGAACGTTCAATCCTCTGCAGCCCGATCCAACACGCTAActttcctcctctcagcagAGCTTCAGTCCGGACTGACTCTGCAGCTGAATCTCAGCCCGGAGCTGCCTGCAGGGGGGCGGTGCTGTCCGTCCCGGGCCGTCCTgacgcttcttcttcttcttcctcactaATTAAATGCGCACAGCAGCAGAagcctcccctcttcctcccctttcACTCTCCTGGGGGAGGACAGAGGAATGTGTCTGCCTCCAGCCGTAGAGCCGAGGGGTCAGCGGGCCAACAGGCTGAGAGTAATGTGTGGAGGAGGAtggtgcacgcacacacacacacacacacacacagacacacacacacacacacacacacacacacacactcacacacacacacacacacacacacacacacacacacacacacacacacacacacacacacacacacacacacacacacatacacacacacacacacacacacacacatataaatacaCAGTCTACAGGCTAAACAGGAGAAACTCATGGAATTTTATCATTATGAGGGAGTAAAGAAAACACTCGATTTTTATTTATAGGCCTACAGtgataagaaaacattttttattgttataaCATTACAATAAATATTCATAAAACTTGAATgcacaaatgaaaaacatgatgaatcctgctcagagattttttttttttttttttaaataatttgactTTATGTTTGCTTTAATAATTGTATTTCCTGGATCTATAACTGATCATTAATTCAAAACAAGCCCTATGGTAAAGCCTTAGGAAACACTGTATTTTAGCCTATCAGGCAACTTGTGATATTTAGTTTTAGGTCACAATATTTACAGACTATGGGTCACACGTGTAAGTAACGTTTAAAATATTAGTTATTTTTAGTCTTTACAGGCCTTCTTTCACTTTGTTTGTTAAATAATCACTCTAACTGATGCATTTTGGATCTGAACACGACATTAAGCTGATagtaaataatgaaaatataaaataagacttttaagaccgagtttgacatttttaacagaAGAATCGAAGTAAACTTGTAAAAAACTACAACTCCCATCGGACGTCTGTTCCGAGAACACGAATCATCGCCCGCGTAggtttcaaccaatcagagcacagaCAGAACGTCTGCGTCACCTTCTCTGACCTCAATTTTTCGGGGTATTTTTTTCTGAGACAGACAGCGACTGGCGGCGCCATATTGAAAGAAGAAAATTGTTCCATAAAACGCTAAAAACGTCGAATTTGCCGCCATGTTGTACCTCGAAGATTACCTCGAGAGTGAGTATCAGATTGTGACAAACCGTCAGAGGGGGTTTTTGTCGCTTTTTGTgctttaaatgtgtgttataTTCCGGCCTGTGTGTCTCCGGTCGTTAGCCTAGCCGTGCTAACAGGGTAacggtgttttcttcttctctggttagTGATCGAGCAGCTTCCCATGGACCTCCGCGACAGGTTTACGGAAATGAGAGAGATGGACCTGCAGGTTCAGAGTACGTACAGCAACCACACCGGGTCTGACACACTCCCAGAGACACTttaataaagactttaaagaggaAAAAGCTCTGTAACATTTCATTGGAACATTTCAGAGACAGTTTTTAACTCTAGTTTCTGTTATTAGCATGTTTAGCTCAGCCGGCTAACTGCGctgaaacaacaaactgaactgaagtTTGGAAGGGAGCAGTTATTCACAGAACACCTgctgtttaatttatttaatgttttaaatacttTGATTTACTTCTGTATTATTttaggcagatttttttttcattattattcattatttattttattttattttattattaattaataatttttcatttttttacttccttAATATTTTAAGCAGttgttaaataaaggttaaataaaggtgCAACATTCCCACATAAGGATTGATTGCTGACATGTAAGAAAACTAAATTCCACTcgaattcaaacttttttgacatttaGTTTTCAGCAGTTGGTTTAGATATTCAAATTAATtttttggtaacactttataataaccatcatctataaagggtaaataGATAGTAAATTAACCATGAGTTAATAGTTATCGTCTGTTAACAAataaatcattgataaaatatgaattatctatctaaaaaatatttatagatgCTTAACAAAATATCAATAAGGGATTACAGTcttcagttccaactttataataaccttccaaataatgttaatagacgctttataaaatatttacaaaccatgaacaaatatctggtccatgtgtccctgtaatgtttatagatgttttataaaccatctcttaaaggtttataaatcgTTTGGTCattattaaaaaacactttataaagtgtatgaaatgttataatgtgtgcgtcaataaactgttaacataacataaattatag containing:
- the tspan12 gene encoding tetraspanin-12: MAREDAVRCLRCLLYSLNLLFWLMSVCVLGVAAWIRDSLNTVLTLTAHTRLEEAAVLTYSPAVHPVFIAVCCLLFIVAMVGYCGTLRCDLLLLSWYFCSLLLIFCVELASAVWTYEQPPIQRSDMISLKSRMPNFGLQRYQWLTHTWNSFQTEFKCCGVIYFTDWLEMTEMEFPPDSCCSNQYPGCARHAHLHDLSDLHQEGCGPKIYSFIRGTKQLQALRFLGVSIGVAQILAMALTLTLLWALYYGRKAPEPDTMTAPPPQDDPAPLTVTHGASGEASACNRTNKVCNNTNCTHSSGSELHFEMERLS